One genomic window of Hymenobacter sp. BRD128 includes the following:
- a CDS encoding tyrosine-type recombinase/integrase has protein sequence MPKATALTLPPRPALPTLANLPEGRAGHYAEAGLTGSVNTQKAYASDFRQFTAFCASQATDPVPAAPATVAAYLAHLADAGRKYATIQRHLASISKVHQLAGHPSPASPTVTTVLEGIARLNSKRQKQAPAFTVEDLRTYLRGLDLTKPAGLRLRALLLLGFTGAFRRSELSALNIEDLVFTAKSLKLRLHHSKTNQFGEVEEKAVFYSPQPLFCPVRAVQEWLAMLAPRTNGPLFVRLTRAGKLRPTRLSDHRMNVLVQEAFGPDFTAHSLRASFITQAVRNGQSNKAIKNQTKQKTDAMIERYARLNDVEEFNAAQHLGI, from the coding sequence ATGCCAAAAGCAACTGCCCTTACCCTTCCGCCCCGGCCCGCCCTCCCGACGCTGGCCAATCTCCCCGAGGGGCGGGCGGGCCACTACGCCGAGGCGGGCCTGACCGGGTCCGTCAACACGCAGAAAGCCTACGCGTCCGACTTCCGGCAGTTTACGGCGTTCTGTGCTTCCCAAGCTACTGACCCCGTCCCAGCGGCCCCGGCAACCGTTGCCGCCTACTTGGCCCACCTGGCCGACGCGGGCCGCAAGTACGCCACGATTCAGCGGCACCTGGCCAGCATCTCCAAGGTGCATCAGCTGGCCGGTCACCCCTCCCCGGCTTCCCCCACCGTCACAACCGTACTCGAAGGCATTGCCCGCCTGAACTCGAAGCGTCAGAAGCAGGCGCCTGCCTTCACGGTCGAGGACCTGCGCACCTACCTGCGCGGCCTCGATTTGACCAAGCCCGCCGGCCTGCGCCTCCGGGCCCTGCTGCTGCTGGGCTTTACCGGGGCCTTTCGCCGCTCCGAGCTTTCCGCCCTTAATATCGAGGACCTGGTCTTCACGGCGAAATCCCTTAAGCTGCGCCTGCACCACAGCAAGACCAATCAGTTCGGGGAGGTCGAGGAGAAGGCTGTTTTTTACTCCCCCCAGCCTTTGTTTTGTCCGGTGCGGGCCGTGCAGGAGTGGCTGGCCATGCTGGCGCCGCGCACCAACGGCCCCCTGTTTGTGCGTCTAACGCGCGCCGGCAAGCTGCGCCCCACCCGGCTCTCGGACCACCGCATGAATGTGCTCGTGCAGGAAGCGTTTGGCCCTGATTTTACGGCGCACTCGCTGCGCGCTTCCTTTATCACCCAGGCCGTGCGCAATGGCCAGTCCAACAAGGCCATCAAGAACCAGACCAAGCAAAAGACCGACGCCATGATTGAGCGCTACGCCCGCCTCAATGACGTGGAGGAATTCAACGCCGCGCAGCACCTGGGCATATAA
- a CDS encoding TraM recognition domain-containing protein, with protein sequence MAIVLVFAQGPPKEKVGVKRRKANPAQIKKLVYGLSVLMVPASLVLLFVHHLRVEQLATYYPASGGALLFMGFLAGMMRGALKTAAFGLHTERKLHETPWSFNLRTDDGGFINVPNPDRGTLVLGGAGAGKSFSIGEPLVEQFAMKGRCGLIYDFKFPVLAAAAQKALILAEPTVKQLHAQAVAKARALGAPEPQPLRHHIINFTDMTRTEKVNPFRPQDMPDISYAMEYAQTIISNLGTSAKGGDDFFEKSAYAYLTSIIWFYRNNYPQFCTIPHVVATALYEDLSAVLSMLKADPQAAGMAQSLIVAVEQKAEKQVAAVVASLQIALVRINTPNIAWVLTPDEERGEGFSLNLNDPLAPKLLTIGNNPTLKTTFSPVIACVVATALKLMNQQGKHPSYVFLDEAATIYVPGLEVIPATARSNKVAMIYMTQDMAQMTDAYGPEKMKVLISNLNNQFFGKVNSLETAKFVSDMIGREDREMVSVSSGKNQGGKGGKA encoded by the coding sequence GTGGCCATCGTTCTGGTTTTTGCCCAGGGCCCGCCCAAAGAAAAGGTGGGCGTAAAGCGGCGGAAGGCCAACCCCGCGCAGATTAAGAAGCTGGTTTACGGCCTCAGCGTGCTGATGGTGCCGGCGTCGCTGGTGCTGCTGTTCGTGCACCACCTGCGCGTTGAGCAGCTGGCAACCTACTATCCAGCCAGCGGGGGCGCATTACTCTTCATGGGTTTCCTGGCGGGCATGATGCGGGGCGCGCTCAAGACGGCGGCCTTTGGACTGCACACCGAGCGCAAGCTGCACGAGACGCCCTGGAGCTTTAATCTGCGCACCGACGACGGCGGCTTTATCAACGTGCCGAACCCGGACCGGGGCACGCTGGTGCTGGGCGGCGCCGGCGCCGGTAAAAGCTTTTCCATTGGGGAGCCACTCGTCGAGCAGTTCGCCATGAAAGGGCGGTGCGGCCTCATCTACGACTTTAAATTCCCGGTCCTGGCCGCAGCCGCGCAAAAAGCGTTGATTCTGGCCGAACCAACTGTAAAGCAGCTGCACGCGCAGGCGGTGGCCAAAGCGCGGGCGCTCGGCGCGCCGGAGCCGCAGCCCTTGCGGCACCACATCATCAACTTTACCGACATGACGCGCACCGAGAAGGTGAACCCCTTCCGGCCCCAGGATATGCCGGACATTTCCTACGCAATGGAATATGCCCAAACCATCATCTCCAACCTGGGGACGAGTGCCAAAGGCGGCGATGATTTCTTTGAAAAATCGGCCTATGCCTACCTGACCTCGATTATCTGGTTTTACCGCAATAACTACCCGCAGTTCTGCACCATTCCCCACGTGGTGGCCACGGCCCTCTACGAAGACCTTTCGGCCGTGCTGAGCATGCTCAAAGCCGACCCGCAGGCCGCCGGCATGGCGCAGTCGCTCATCGTGGCCGTCGAGCAGAAAGCGGAGAAGCAGGTAGCGGCCGTGGTGGCCTCGCTGCAAATCGCACTAGTGCGCATCAACACCCCTAACATTGCCTGGGTGCTCACGCCCGATGAGGAGCGGGGCGAGGGCTTCAGCTTAAATCTAAATGACCCGCTGGCCCCCAAGCTGCTCACCATCGGCAACAACCCGACCCTGAAAACGACGTTTTCGCCCGTCATCGCGTGCGTGGTGGCCACGGCGCTCAAGCTGATGAATCAGCAGGGAAAGCACCCCAGCTACGTATTTCTCGACGAGGCGGCTACCATCTACGTGCCCGGGCTGGAGGTGATTCCGGCCACGGCCCGCAGCAATAAAGTGGCCATGATTTACATGACGCAGGACATGGCCCAGATGACGGATGCCTACGGGCCGGAGAAAATGAAAGTGCTGATTAGTAATCTGAACAATCAGTTCTTTGGCAAGGTAAACAGCCTGGAAACGGCAAAATTCGTCTCCGATATGATTGGCCGCGAAGACCGGGAAATGGTATCGGTGAGCAGCGGCAAGAACCAGGGCGGCAAGGGGGGCAAGGCATGA
- a CDS encoding tol-pal system protein YbgF, with protein MKRLFSNYPIFQPFLAVALFWLVAASDAHAQGKDSTRIPVMSAIKLDTVQVGPQAVDTKGWLLTNKDIEIELGGAVHNLYNFKFDKAEKQFRSLRRRYPAHPMAYFLLGLATWWKMMPSNLEDTRYDKLFLAYMDTAEAKATALYRADNANYEASFFLSAAYGFKARFHSERHDWRQATVNSKKALEFLAKSRQANDLSVEFLFGEGLFNYYAVWIGEQYPWLRPILFFFPRGNRLQGLTQLRTVGQNATYTGPEANAFLLLIYSDEREKKTATALRIAERMNAEYPDNSRFERDYAKLSFAEGNFAACETSCRSMVNKITQGLPGYEAQTGRAATYILGWLMQHRHNNAAEARNYYQRCIVFSESAGHTQGGTIYSPIKTWPSWQLPTRTRPWPSATTRWCSKAVSGAATPTKRPLRFCAVTASKARQGVARRGKNA; from the coding sequence ATGAAGCGTTTATTCAGTAACTACCCGATATTTCAGCCCTTTCTAGCGGTCGCCCTGTTTTGGCTGGTGGCAGCCAGCGACGCCCACGCCCAGGGTAAAGACTCGACTCGGATACCCGTCATGAGCGCCATCAAGCTCGACACGGTGCAGGTGGGTCCCCAGGCCGTGGATACCAAAGGCTGGCTGCTCACCAATAAGGATATTGAGATAGAGCTGGGCGGGGCGGTTCACAACCTCTATAATTTTAAGTTCGATAAGGCAGAGAAGCAGTTTCGCTCGCTGCGCCGGCGCTACCCGGCGCACCCGATGGCCTATTTTCTACTCGGGCTAGCTACCTGGTGGAAGATGATGCCTAGTAATTTGGAGGATACGCGGTACGATAAGCTCTTTCTGGCTTACATGGATACGGCGGAAGCCAAGGCAACTGCCCTCTATAGGGCCGACAATGCGAACTATGAGGCCAGCTTTTTCTTATCAGCGGCCTACGGCTTCAAAGCCCGCTTTCACTCGGAGCGGCACGACTGGCGCCAGGCGACGGTAAACAGCAAAAAAGCGCTCGAATTCCTGGCCAAGAGTCGGCAAGCAAACGATTTAAGTGTCGAGTTCCTATTTGGCGAAGGCCTGTTTAACTACTACGCGGTGTGGATAGGCGAGCAGTACCCGTGGCTACGCCCCATCCTGTTCTTCTTCCCACGCGGCAACCGCCTCCAGGGGTTAACGCAGCTGCGGACGGTGGGGCAAAATGCAACCTATACCGGGCCCGAGGCCAACGCGTTTCTACTACTCATCTACAGTGATGAGCGGGAAAAGAAAACTGCAACTGCCCTGCGCATCGCCGAGCGCATGAACGCCGAATACCCGGATAACAGTCGCTTCGAGCGAGATTACGCCAAGCTCAGTTTTGCGGAAGGCAACTTTGCCGCCTGCGAAACCAGTTGCCGCAGCATGGTCAATAAGATTACCCAAGGCCTGCCCGGGTACGAGGCCCAGACCGGGCGCGCCGCCACCTATATCCTGGGCTGGCTCATGCAGCACCGGCACAACAATGCCGCAGAGGCCCGCAATTACTACCAACGCTGCATCGTTTTTTCGGAGTCGGCCGGGCATACCCAGGGGGGTACTATTTATTCGCCAATCAAAACCTGGCCCAGTTGGCAGTTGCCGACCAGGACGAGGCCTTGGCCAAGCGCTACTACCAGGTGGTGCTCAAAAGCAGTGAGCGGGGCAGCGACGCCCACAAAGAGGCCGCTTCGTTTCTGCGCAGTCACCGCCAGTAAAGCCCGGCAAGGGGTAGCAAGGCGAGGTAAAAACGCCTAA
- a CDS encoding DUF5712 family protein has product MYAIQRQNSMHSKIINPQTHGKNVYQNTGSAARTLNYLVQESKGQDKEASFFGAATDALTADQVRVSIDTNVKGLKETDVKFYSLVLSPSEAELARIGNDEGKLKDFTRQAMEQYAANFKLKDGRELASKDLVWAATIHHSRSYRGDDPQVQAGEKKEGEKKEGYQTHVHILVSARDAQQKLTLNPQGQKRRFNMQDWQGQVQETFDKSFGKGEEQQAPTGRGKMPTPIATAAQQAKREAKLTARVGHINSLLGSSNRLDPEQVVEIARKREFDKSFYRNLSFVARRAADGRPVEKPHQYLQTGQLEKPLVATRQFKAVLQVVNSANKNIPQRSHVQEIGEERKRGEREY; this is encoded by the coding sequence GTGTACGCCATTCAGCGCCAGAACAGCATGCATTCCAAGATAATTAACCCGCAAACGCACGGTAAAAATGTCTACCAGAATACCGGCAGCGCGGCCCGAACCCTGAATTATTTAGTACAGGAAAGCAAAGGACAGGACAAAGAAGCGTCCTTTTTTGGGGCCGCTACGGATGCTTTAACGGCGGACCAGGTGCGGGTCAGCATCGACACAAACGTGAAAGGCTTGAAGGAGACTGACGTTAAATTCTACTCCTTGGTATTGAGTCCCAGTGAGGCGGAGCTAGCCAGAATTGGTAATGATGAGGGCAAGTTGAAGGACTTTACCCGCCAGGCAATGGAGCAGTACGCGGCAAATTTCAAGCTCAAGGATGGGCGCGAGCTGGCAAGTAAAGACTTAGTGTGGGCAGCTACTATCCACCACAGTCGAAGCTATCGGGGCGACGACCCCCAGGTACAGGCCGGGGAAAAAAAGGAGGGGGAGAAAAAAGAAGGGTACCAAACGCACGTGCACATACTCGTAAGCGCCCGGGATGCTCAGCAGAAGCTTACGCTCAATCCGCAGGGGCAAAAGCGGCGCTTTAATATGCAGGATTGGCAAGGACAGGTGCAGGAGACGTTCGACAAATCGTTTGGTAAAGGGGAGGAGCAACAGGCCCCCACTGGGCGGGGGAAAATGCCTACCCCCATCGCGACAGCCGCGCAGCAGGCGAAGCGCGAGGCCAAGCTGACGGCACGGGTTGGGCATATAAATAGCCTGCTCGGGTCGAGTAATCGACTTGACCCAGAACAGGTAGTAGAGATTGCGAGGAAGCGGGAATTCGATAAGAGTTTCTACCGCAACCTTAGCTTTGTCGCCAGACGAGCAGCGGACGGCCGCCCGGTGGAGAAACCGCACCAGTATCTGCAAACCGGGCAGCTTGAAAAACCACTGGTAGCGACACGGCAGTTTAAAGCAGTGTTGCAGGTCGTAAATTCCGCGAATAAAAACATTCCCCAGCGCAGTCACGTGCAGGAAATAGGGGAGGAGCGCAAGCGTGGAGAACGGGAATATTAG
- a CDS encoding BfmA/BtgA family mobilization protein: MSSLKKNISIPLDVHKEATRVAKNHDIKIGEFCTAAVAYFASRGLNPQVEMTRPAEVLVLEIRKLGNRLFGFMQEQERGVLLPLLEELVRTRALQEEGVDFSLQSLVKLYGDEKFLEAGRQRSKARVEEKVKTALAALKESGPARQGK; this comes from the coding sequence ATGAGTAGTCTTAAAAAGAACATCAGCATACCCCTGGACGTGCATAAGGAAGCCACTAGGGTAGCAAAAAACCATGATATTAAAATAGGTGAGTTTTGCACAGCAGCCGTGGCGTATTTTGCGAGCCGGGGGCTGAATCCGCAGGTTGAAATGACCCGGCCGGCCGAAGTCCTGGTATTGGAAATCCGCAAGCTGGGAAATCGGTTATTTGGCTTTATGCAGGAGCAGGAGCGCGGGGTACTACTGCCCCTGCTGGAGGAATTGGTGCGCACCCGCGCGCTCCAGGAAGAGGGCGTAGACTTTAGTTTACAGTCGTTGGTCAAGCTTTACGGGGACGAGAAATTTCTCGAAGCCGGGCGTCAGCGCAGCAAGGCGCGGGTGGAAGAAAAGGTGAAAACGGCGTTAGCTGCGCTGAAAGAATCAGGGCCAGCGAGGCAGGGAAAGTAA
- a CDS encoding ParA family protein, protein MKTISIANQKGGAGKTTLLVVLATALAVNYGYRVLVIDGDPQQSITKLRASDEPALAGEREFLSDPTLDFPYPVVSQELAAIPDYLAQVEEAFDITFIDLPGRADSSLLNDVLASSEVVLVPMQATFLDQQATLDFLAILHVLAEYCKKENLEFQPFGVTSRKTASREEKEMNEFADAAGLARFASTLGNRVAYTRLSSLFSFLDLDYLKRIDAKPSIEQEVRAMCDELVAKANLSPATVPATV, encoded by the coding sequence ATGAAAACCATTTCGATTGCTAACCAAAAGGGGGGCGCTGGCAAAACCACGCTGCTCGTGGTCCTTGCCACTGCCTTAGCCGTTAATTACGGGTATCGCGTATTGGTCATTGATGGTGACCCCCAGCAATCCATCACGAAGCTGCGCGCTAGTGATGAACCCGCTTTAGCAGGGGAACGTGAATTTCTGAGCGACCCGACGCTGGACTTTCCGTACCCAGTAGTCAGTCAGGAGCTGGCGGCCATCCCGGATTACCTGGCCCAGGTCGAGGAGGCATTTGACATCACGTTCATCGACTTACCTGGCCGCGCGGACAGCTCCCTGCTCAATGATGTGCTGGCCTCCTCGGAAGTCGTGCTCGTTCCCATGCAGGCCACGTTTTTGGACCAGCAAGCCACGCTAGACTTTCTCGCCATCCTCCACGTGCTGGCTGAGTACTGCAAAAAGGAAAACCTGGAATTTCAGCCCTTTGGGGTCACCTCGCGCAAAACCGCCAGTCGCGAAGAAAAGGAAATGAATGAGTTCGCGGACGCCGCTGGCCTCGCTCGTTTCGCTTCGACGCTGGGCAACCGGGTAGCCTATACGCGCCTGTCAAGCCTATTTAGCTTTCTCGACCTGGACTACCTCAAGCGAATTGATGCGAAACCCAGCATCGAGCAGGAAGTGCGCGCCATGTGTGATGAACTCGTGGCCAAAGCAAATCTTTCCCCCGCCACTGTTCCCGCTACCGTATGA
- a CDS encoding restriction endonuclease, with the protein MASRRATTRHASHGRILLRLPWYLVLGLAALAALLTFAGLYCLPRTASLHLWPLRAGQLLLPPPLLLSATGASLWLLFGVIGAIQSWRHRQLRRQLVRRATNLAAIQALSWQQFELLIGQLYRQHGYYVTEMGLGGADGGIDLVAQKWGSGEKVIVQCKHYRATAVGVPVVRELYGLLYHHQATSAAQAFAQSKPLTLIGADQLLGALHAGRRAAA; encoded by the coding sequence ATGGCCTCCCGCCGCGCTACCACCCGTCATGCCTCCCACGGGCGCATCCTGCTTCGCCTCCCCTGGTACCTGGTCCTAGGGCTAGCCGCCCTCGCCGCGCTGCTCACTTTCGCCGGGCTGTACTGCTTGCCCCGCACAGCTTCGCTGCATTTGTGGCCCCTGCGCGCCGGGCAGTTGCTGCTCCCACCGCCCCTACTACTTTCGGCCACTGGGGCCTCCCTGTGGCTCCTTTTTGGGGTCATTGGCGCTATTCAAAGCTGGCGGCACCGGCAGCTGCGCCGCCAGTTGGTACGCCGTGCTACCAACCTGGCTGCTATCCAGGCGCTCTCCTGGCAGCAATTCGAGCTGCTCATTGGCCAGCTCTACCGCCAGCACGGGTACTACGTCACGGAAATGGGCTTAGGTGGTGCTGATGGCGGGATAGACCTCGTGGCTCAGAAGTGGGGGAGTGGGGAGAAAGTAATCGTGCAGTGCAAGCACTACCGCGCTACAGCCGTGGGCGTGCCCGTCGTGCGCGAACTCTACGGCCTGCTGTACCACCACCAGGCCACCTCCGCTGCCCAAGCCTTTGCCCAGAGCAAGCCTCTCACGCTGATTGGCGCGGACCAATTGCTAGGCGCTCTCCACGCCGGCCGGCGCGCCGCCGCCTGA
- a CDS encoding ABC transporter substrate-binding protein, which translates to MALTCLATSCQQRATSVADQPVRIRWARDPESLDPFQQPNQAALEGLNLISQSLLAIDLEKCRTEPQLAQALPTRRSRGDSLTLISFQIRPQARWDNGRPVLASDVAFTMRLMLCPRVPAESTRLAVDFVKDVEPDPADPRRITFVCRGSDPSFETALGDFLILPEAYLDPKGSLRVFSLAQLRRPAAPARAVLEQVGQRYEAAQLGHHPEHLPGSGPYRLSTWESGRQLVFTRKTQWWADALPERPLVLTATPHQLRYEVLPEDASATLALRRGDVDIYPNMPARTFDRLQHTPGASAQLRFYTALSYDVLVAGFNCSRPALADSATRHALSLLFNTPALLQATQLGLGRRTTGMFSPNLGAGYNDSLPLLPYSLAAAQQRLRQAGWQRTATGWQRAGVPLHLALRYRAADPTYEIVALQFAQAARSIGVDVQLRATEASSLTTAFQQGDFDVYVQLQKGNPFRFDLTPIFSGQGIGAGNITRFATPAADRLLKALALAATPATQTRLLRKVQVMLRDQLPIVPLFTVPNRVVADRQLTNLHISTLKPGYQATAIERGGAAQGLAAK; encoded by the coding sequence ATGGCGCTTACTTGCCTGGCTACTAGCTGCCAGCAACGCGCAACCTCCGTAGCCGACCAGCCGGTGCGTATTCGCTGGGCGCGCGACCCGGAATCCCTCGACCCGTTTCAGCAGCCGAACCAGGCGGCGCTGGAGGGATTAAATTTAATCAGTCAGAGCCTGCTGGCAATCGACCTCGAAAAGTGCCGCACCGAGCCGCAGCTGGCCCAGGCGCTGCCCACTCGCCGCTCACGCGGGGATTCGCTGACGTTGATTTCGTTTCAGATTCGCCCCCAGGCCCGTTGGGACAACGGGCGGCCGGTGCTGGCGAGCGACGTGGCCTTTACGATGCGGCTTATGCTCTGCCCACGGGTGCCCGCCGAGTCAACCCGGCTGGCAGTCGATTTTGTGAAGGATGTCGAGCCCGACCCGGCCGACCCGCGCCGGATTACGTTCGTGTGCCGGGGCAGCGACCCCAGCTTTGAGACGGCACTGGGCGATTTTCTGATTCTGCCGGAAGCCTACCTCGACCCCAAGGGGAGCCTGCGGGTTTTCTCGCTGGCGCAGCTGCGCCGGCCGGCTGCGCCGGCCCGCGCCGTACTCGAGCAGGTGGGCCAACGCTACGAAGCCGCCCAGTTGGGGCACCACCCGGAGCATTTGCCCGGCAGTGGCCCCTACCGGTTGAGCACCTGGGAAAGCGGCCGGCAGCTTGTGTTTACGCGGAAGACCCAGTGGTGGGCCGACGCGCTGCCCGAGCGCCCCCTGGTACTGACGGCCACCCCGCATCAGCTGCGCTACGAAGTGCTCCCGGAGGACGCGTCGGCCACGCTGGCCTTACGGCGCGGCGACGTGGATATATATCCCAATATGCCGGCCCGCACCTTCGACCGCCTCCAGCACACGCCGGGGGCCAGCGCGCAGCTGCGCTTCTACACTGCCCTCTCGTATGACGTGTTAGTGGCCGGATTCAATTGCAGTCGCCCCGCGCTGGCGGATTCGGCCACGCGCCATGCCTTGAGTTTGCTGTTTAACACCCCGGCCCTGCTGCAAGCCACGCAGCTTGGCTTAGGCCGGCGAACCACCGGCATGTTTTCTCCCAACCTGGGCGCGGGCTACAATGATAGCCTTCCCCTGTTGCCCTATAGCCTGGCGGCCGCGCAGCAACGCCTCCGCCAGGCCGGGTGGCAGCGCACGGCGACCGGCTGGCAGCGCGCCGGCGTGCCCCTGCACCTGGCGCTCCGCTACCGCGCCGCCGACCCAACCTATGAAATCGTGGCGCTGCAATTTGCGCAGGCCGCCCGCAGCATCGGCGTGGACGTGCAGCTGCGGGCCACGGAGGCCTCGTCCTTGACCACGGCATTTCAGCAGGGTGACTTTGACGTCTACGTGCAGCTTCAGAAGGGTAATCCCTTCCGGTTTGACCTTACCCCCATTTTCTCCGGGCAGGGTATTGGCGCGGGAAACATTACCCGCTTCGCCACGCCGGCAGCGGACCGGCTGCTCAAAGCGCTGGCCCTGGCCGCAACGCCGGCTACGCAAACACGGCTCCTGCGTAAGGTGCAGGTAATGCTGCGCGACCAGCTGCCGATAGTGCCGCTCTTTACGGTGCCAAACCGGGTCGTCGCGGACCGGCAGCTCACCAACCTGCACATCTCGACGCTCAAGCCAGGCTACCAAGCCACGGCCATCGAGCGCGGCGGGGCTGCCCAGGGGCTGGCTGCCAAATAG
- a CDS encoding 3'-5' exonuclease, which yields MNITPEQAAIVASTGDIKINAVAGSGKTTTLIEYARAQPATARGLYLAFNRTVKLEARTRFAAQGLHNVQVETAHSLAYAHVVKNSRYRVLQAGSYKSHELVDVLGLPSSQEGHEEYVLASHINKFLTYFCNSDKAKVSELNYRDIVWEAAAKVFVERHYAAIERGCRRLLARMESAEIEITHDFYLKKFQLKGPQLTYDYILFDEAQDASGPMLALFLEQRATKIMVGDAHQQIYAWRHAINSLDRADFPSYPLTTSFRFGVEVATLATQVLDYKAALGAHAPVELSGLGTSTATTTKAVIGRSNLALLLKAIEYISGENQVQRLYFEGNINSYTYADEGASLYDVLHLYNGRSAAIKDPLIRKMANLDELLNYARQTEDAQLLMLISIVEDYGNSVIDLIKELKRRQVSDGERHRAQVYFSTVHRCKGLEYDEVQLTSDFVTREKVEEWGALVAESGIGAGELARLNEEINLLYVALTRAKFRLHLPELSRPAGFTAQPPILPYYGRGGTVLMAPAPSPTKPARRPWTPAEDFQLT from the coding sequence ATGAACATTACCCCCGAGCAAGCCGCGATTGTGGCAAGCACCGGCGACATCAAAATCAACGCCGTGGCCGGCTCCGGCAAGACGACCACGCTCATCGAGTACGCCCGGGCCCAGCCCGCCACCGCGCGCGGCCTCTACCTGGCGTTCAACCGCACCGTGAAACTGGAGGCCCGCACCCGCTTCGCGGCGCAGGGCCTCCATAACGTGCAGGTTGAGACGGCCCACTCGCTGGCCTACGCCCACGTCGTGAAGAACAGCCGCTACCGCGTGCTGCAAGCCGGCAGCTACAAGTCGCACGAGCTGGTGGACGTGCTGGGCCTGCCGTCCAGCCAGGAGGGCCACGAGGAGTACGTGCTGGCCAGCCACATCAACAAGTTCCTGACCTACTTCTGCAACAGCGACAAGGCCAAGGTATCGGAGTTGAATTACCGCGATATCGTGTGGGAAGCGGCCGCCAAGGTGTTCGTCGAGCGGCACTACGCGGCCATCGAGCGCGGCTGCCGGCGCCTGCTGGCCCGCATGGAATCCGCCGAGATTGAGATTACCCACGATTTCTACCTCAAGAAATTTCAGCTCAAAGGGCCGCAGCTCACCTACGATTACATCCTCTTCGACGAGGCCCAGGACGCCTCCGGGCCCATGCTGGCGCTCTTTCTCGAGCAGCGCGCCACAAAAATTATGGTCGGAGATGCCCATCAGCAAATTTACGCCTGGCGGCACGCCATCAACTCGCTCGACCGGGCCGATTTTCCCTCCTACCCGCTCACCACCAGCTTTCGCTTCGGGGTGGAAGTGGCCACGCTGGCCACCCAGGTGCTCGACTACAAAGCGGCCCTGGGGGCGCATGCCCCCGTCGAATTGAGCGGGCTGGGCACGAGCACGGCCACCACGACCAAGGCGGTCATCGGCCGCAGCAACCTGGCCCTGCTGCTCAAGGCCATCGAGTACATCTCCGGCGAGAACCAGGTACAGCGGCTTTACTTTGAGGGCAACATCAACTCGTACACCTACGCCGACGAGGGCGCCAGTCTCTACGACGTGCTGCACCTCTACAACGGCCGGTCGGCCGCCATCAAGGACCCCTTGATTCGGAAGATGGCCAATCTGGACGAGCTGCTGAACTACGCGCGGCAAACGGAGGACGCCCAGCTGCTCATGCTGATTAGCATTGTGGAAGACTACGGCAACAGTGTCATTGACCTGATTAAGGAGCTGAAGCGCCGGCAGGTCAGCGACGGTGAGCGCCACCGGGCCCAGGTGTATTTTTCGACGGTGCACCGGTGCAAGGGCCTGGAGTATGACGAGGTGCAGCTAACGAGCGATTTTGTCACGCGCGAGAAAGTCGAGGAGTGGGGCGCCCTGGTGGCGGAGTCCGGCATCGGGGCGGGCGAGCTGGCCCGCCTCAACGAGGAAATCAACCTGCTCTACGTGGCGCTCACCCGCGCCAAGTTCCGTCTGCACTTGCCGGAGTTGAGCCGCCCGGCCGGCTTTACGGCGCAGCCGCCCATTCTGCCTTACTACGGCCGCGGCGGCACGGTGCTGATGGCGCCCGCCCCGTCACCCACCAAGCCCGCCCGCCGGCCGTGGACGCCCGCCGAGGATTTTCAACTCACCTAG